In Pseudoalteromonas sp. NC201, a single window of DNA contains:
- a CDS encoding SLBB domain-containing protein, with translation MEEISVKFFRIILLSVFILISHQSVAMTPSKQQIEQFKKLPKAQQEALAKRYGIDLSTLDSKTLGNKEKEEKDTSIQPRNKNGLLEEEEEEDKFKPKQEELKPFGYELFAGEPLTFMPSELAAIPDTYLLGIGDLVKINLYGKTNEEHEVQIDREGRLAIPNLSPVHVIGLSFKELKALITKKISEEMIGVQAFVSMGELNPMRIMVVGEAYKPGSYTVSPLATVTHALFVSGGVSDSGSLRKIQVKRAGKLVTTFDLYDLLLFGDSSDDVVLKPGDVVFIPPAAKKIKVKGEVNRQAIFELKESDTLESVMAMSGGFKANANKSKVVVSRYNGDGRRITLNYNFTENTSYKPQNGDEISVNAASTRFQNTVTVVGAVTSPGHYEWHQGKTLKDVFSAPREDLLSIADFGYSLIIREVSFEGDIEIIQFSLQDIFNGKSGDIELVSNDSIVVFSRYQLKEEEEQLLEDLAYNKEQLKLRENVKLWEQFERDEFLKYIGLKEDELFELEEEVELITSIDALFQEPKEVEDEEYAVFSRQKLLAPILAKLQRQATPTEPAQLFAVNGQVKFPGVYPLSKNANFQKAVQAGGGFLEAAYLEQVELTRVVYDDGKQVEHIQFNGVNELANPTQALTSKDTVNIFPRPNWQERLQVKVVGEVKFPGTYTIKRGETLDSLLERVGGFNQFAHKEAAIFTRESIKRKETSQIQRLTQELRRDIITNTFQKSATANTSMPYEDMDKILRDLSKVEALGRLVIDLDKRSTQALQLEDGDALYIPAVQDSVSVIGEVNLAATHLFDSSKSVDDYIKASGGLKQKADDERIYIIKANGSVELPGSGTWFAVSSHANQLAPGDTIVVPLDAQHIDSLTLWSTATQIIYQLGLAAASIATLNK, from the coding sequence ATGGAAGAGATTTCAGTGAAGTTCTTCAGAATAATATTGCTCTCAGTTTTTATTCTTATATCGCACCAATCAGTTGCGATGACACCAAGCAAACAGCAAATAGAACAGTTCAAAAAGCTCCCTAAAGCTCAGCAGGAAGCCCTTGCGAAGCGCTATGGCATCGATCTAAGTACTTTAGATAGCAAAACATTAGGCAATAAAGAGAAAGAAGAAAAAGATACTTCGATTCAACCTCGAAACAAAAATGGATTGCTGGAAGAGGAAGAAGAGGAAGATAAGTTTAAGCCGAAGCAGGAAGAGCTAAAGCCTTTTGGTTATGAGCTTTTTGCAGGTGAGCCTTTAACATTTATGCCTTCTGAGTTGGCTGCAATTCCTGATACTTATTTGTTGGGTATTGGCGATCTGGTGAAGATCAATTTGTATGGTAAAACCAACGAAGAACATGAAGTTCAAATTGACAGAGAAGGGCGTCTTGCAATTCCAAACCTGAGCCCGGTTCACGTTATTGGTTTGTCATTTAAAGAGCTAAAAGCACTGATCACAAAAAAAATATCAGAAGAAATGATCGGAGTTCAAGCTTTTGTCTCTATGGGTGAGCTAAACCCTATGCGCATTATGGTAGTGGGTGAAGCATACAAGCCTGGTAGTTATACGGTTTCACCGCTTGCGACAGTGACCCATGCGCTATTTGTTTCTGGCGGTGTAAGTGATAGTGGTTCGCTTAGAAAAATTCAAGTAAAGCGAGCGGGTAAGCTAGTTACCACATTTGATTTATACGACTTATTGCTGTTTGGTGATAGCTCTGATGATGTAGTCCTAAAGCCTGGCGATGTTGTATTTATCCCGCCTGCAGCTAAGAAGATTAAAGTAAAAGGTGAAGTTAACCGCCAAGCCATCTTTGAGCTTAAAGAGTCAGACACGCTTGAGAGTGTAATGGCCATGTCTGGTGGTTTCAAAGCGAACGCAAACAAGTCAAAAGTAGTCGTATCACGTTACAACGGTGATGGAAGGCGCATTACCCTGAACTACAACTTTACTGAAAATACGAGTTATAAGCCGCAGAACGGTGATGAAATATCCGTAAATGCCGCATCAACTCGTTTTCAAAACACTGTAACTGTGGTTGGTGCAGTAACTAGCCCAGGGCATTATGAATGGCACCAAGGTAAGACGCTAAAGGATGTATTTAGTGCGCCAAGGGAAGATTTGTTATCTATCGCCGACTTCGGGTACTCACTGATTATCCGTGAAGTAAGCTTTGAAGGTGATATTGAGATCATTCAATTCTCTTTGCAAGATATTTTTAACGGTAAATCTGGAGATATTGAGCTGGTTTCTAACGACAGTATTGTTGTATTTAGCCGCTATCAACTGAAAGAAGAAGAAGAGCAGTTGCTGGAAGACCTTGCTTATAATAAAGAGCAGCTGAAATTGCGTGAAAACGTAAAGCTGTGGGAGCAGTTTGAGCGTGATGAATTTTTAAAATATATCGGCTTAAAAGAAGATGAGCTGTTCGAACTTGAGGAAGAAGTTGAGCTGATCACAAGTATCGATGCGCTGTTCCAAGAGCCAAAAGAAGTAGAAGACGAAGAGTATGCGGTTTTTAGTCGTCAAAAGCTATTAGCACCTATTCTAGCCAAGCTGCAAAGACAGGCAACACCAACAGAGCCAGCGCAATTATTTGCTGTAAATGGCCAAGTTAAGTTTCCTGGCGTGTATCCTTTATCAAAAAATGCTAATTTTCAAAAAGCGGTACAGGCTGGCGGTGGATTTCTTGAAGCGGCTTATCTTGAGCAAGTGGAGTTGACCCGTGTTGTATACGATGATGGTAAACAGGTTGAACATATCCAATTTAATGGTGTAAATGAACTGGCGAATCCAACACAGGCGCTAACCAGCAAAGATACTGTAAACATCTTCCCTAGACCTAATTGGCAGGAAAGGCTTCAAGTTAAAGTTGTGGGTGAAGTTAAATTTCCAGGTACGTATACTATCAAACGCGGTGAGACGCTTGATAGCCTGCTTGAAAGAGTGGGTGGCTTTAACCAATTTGCACACAAAGAAGCGGCTATTTTTACTCGTGAGTCCATTAAGCGTAAAGAAACTTCACAAATCCAACGTTTAACGCAAGAGCTAAGACGCGATATTATTACCAATACTTTCCAGAAGAGCGCGACTGCGAATACCTCAATGCCATATGAAGATATGGACAAGATTTTGAGAGATTTATCTAAAGTTGAAGCGTTAGGACGTCTTGTTATTGATTTAGACAAACGCTCGACACAAGCATTACAGCTAGAAGATGGAGATGCGCTATATATTCCTGCGGTACAAGACTCTGTCAGTGTTATTGGTGAGGTCAACTTGGCAGCAACGCACTTATTTGATTCGTCTAAATCAGTTGATGACTATATTAAAGCGAGTGGTGGTCTAAAACAAAAAGCGGATGATGAACGGATCTATATTATCAAAGCTAATGGTTCAGTAGAGCTCCCAGGCTCAGGGACTTGGTTTGCTGTGAGTAGTCATGCTAACCAACTAGCTCCTGGTGATACGATTGTTGTACCGCTTGATGCTCAACATATCGATAGCTTGACGCTTTGGAGTACTGCAACACAGATTATTTATCAATTAGGTCTAGCTGCTGCTTCAATTGCAACACTTAACAAGTAA
- a CDS encoding thioredoxin domain-containing protein: MKKLILPTFFMALAGCQPADNSAELRQEIEKLKSNQQQIAVRIGMAELVKPDTLVVAEDAKWIGNKDANIVVMEYTDLHCPFCKKYQQNVWPEFKETFVDSGKVAYVAREFPLAQIHPNAPFAAVALKCADKQGQYEEVKNYLFELGNDLSNDTTAEMAEKFGLDKEKLDACVVDKEVHAAIDTSLQEAALLGLKSTPTFVIGKQVDGKIEDYRIVVGAGEITKLSSVIDTLSSAKLD; the protein is encoded by the coding sequence ATGAAGAAGTTAATTTTACCAACATTTTTTATGGCTCTGGCAGGCTGCCAACCAGCGGATAATAGCGCTGAGCTGAGGCAAGAAATTGAAAAGCTAAAATCAAATCAGCAACAAATTGCTGTGCGTATTGGTATGGCCGAATTGGTTAAGCCTGACACTTTAGTTGTAGCAGAAGATGCAAAATGGATTGGTAATAAAGACGCAAATATTGTGGTAATGGAGTATACCGACTTACACTGTCCTTTCTGTAAAAAGTATCAACAGAATGTATGGCCTGAATTTAAAGAAACATTTGTAGATAGTGGTAAAGTGGCCTACGTTGCGCGGGAATTCCCATTAGCACAGATCCACCCTAACGCTCCATTTGCTGCTGTGGCACTCAAATGTGCAGATAAGCAAGGTCAATATGAAGAAGTAAAGAACTACTTATTCGAACTAGGCAATGACCTATCTAACGATACAACTGCAGAAATGGCAGAAAAGTTTGGTTTAGATAAAGAAAAGCTGGACGCATGCGTAGTTGATAAAGAAGTACATGCAGCAATTGATACTTCTTTACAAGAAGCTGCATTGTTAGGTTTAAAATCAACACCAACCTTTGTTATTGGTAAACAAGTAGACGGTAAAATTGAAGATTATCGAATTGTGGTTGGTGCTGGCGAAATTACAAAATTAAGCAGTGTGATCGACACTTTAAGCTCAGCAAAGCTGGACTAA
- the gspG gene encoding type II secretion system major pseudopilin GspG, protein MTNKSKAIKGFTLVELLIVMVILGLLASVIAPRMFSKVDSAREASARAQMQVLSTALDAYRLDLGYYPNSLDDLVQSDLPQWDGPYFSKAIPKDPWNNAYLYERKANEQGREDFQLKSLGRDGKLGGEGEDADVEL, encoded by the coding sequence GTGACTAATAAAAGTAAGGCCATTAAAGGCTTCACCCTAGTTGAATTGTTAATTGTAATGGTTATCCTCGGATTGCTGGCCTCAGTGATCGCGCCAAGGATGTTTAGTAAAGTAGATTCAGCTCGTGAGGCAAGTGCCAGAGCGCAGATGCAAGTATTATCCACCGCATTGGACGCATATAGACTCGATCTTGGCTACTATCCAAATAGTTTGGACGATCTCGTTCAAAGTGATTTACCTCAGTGGGACGGCCCTTACTTCTCTAAAGCTATTCCCAAAGATCCATGGAATAATGCCTATTTATACGAACGCAAAGCAAATGAGCAAGGCAGAGAAGATTTTCAGCTAAAAAGCTTAGGTCGTGATGGCAAGTTGGGCGGTGAAGGTGAAGATGCAGACGTGGAACTCTAA
- a CDS encoding GspE/PulE family protein has protein sequence MQTWNSKVKSWVENNVILEPGRLEQAERFLIDTDDKLDTLLINSGWLDEEKIPNLYASLLGCKVWQGIPEYSDDALAALESINVEFLLNNDFIPLNASQKCIEVGFSNPHCPHVIDYLRLLNAEVVFYVLSSKEIELLKEHCKTFIFKHEVTPVNAENLNALKELALGAPTVNLVNSLINKGVRLGASDLHIEPVDGRYRARYRIDGILKEAEPIPNSLQLAVVSRIKILSGMDIAEKRRPQDGKIAMKAGATDLDIRCSTLPLGEGESIVMRFLIKSAVRFNLSNLGYSEDLIEKINADIKKTSGVILMTGPTGSGKTTSLYSFLSQINSPDVKIVTLEDPIEYQLPGVNQVQVNAEIGYDFSTGLRSIVRQDPDVIMVGEIRDNETAKIALQSALTGHLVFSTVHTNDAPSAYTRLLDLGIQEYLLNAGLVSIMAQRLARKLCEHCKEPLSAQESEFLVSKYGLDKLGEKSISLFKPSACSHCEQTGYQGRVAFLEYLPCDSDVKRMAKDEKLLDNLYELMKQKHLRTLKEDGFLKAIQGITTIDEVLRVAG, from the coding sequence ATGCAGACGTGGAACTCTAAGGTTAAGTCTTGGGTAGAAAATAATGTTATCTTAGAGCCTGGAAGACTAGAACAGGCTGAACGATTTTTAATCGACACCGATGATAAGTTAGATACATTGTTGATTAACTCTGGATGGCTAGATGAAGAAAAAATTCCAAACCTTTATGCATCTTTGCTAGGTTGTAAAGTGTGGCAGGGGATCCCTGAGTACTCAGATGATGCACTAGCGGCATTAGAATCAATCAATGTTGAGTTTTTGTTGAATAATGACTTTATACCTTTAAATGCAAGTCAAAAATGTATAGAGGTTGGCTTTAGCAATCCACATTGTCCGCATGTCATCGACTATTTAAGATTACTAAATGCCGAAGTGGTTTTTTATGTGCTATCGAGCAAAGAGATTGAACTGCTCAAAGAGCATTGTAAAACGTTTATCTTTAAGCATGAAGTGACACCAGTAAATGCTGAAAACCTTAACGCGCTTAAAGAGCTTGCATTAGGCGCTCCTACTGTCAACTTGGTAAACAGTCTAATCAATAAAGGCGTTAGGCTTGGTGCATCGGATTTACATATTGAACCTGTCGATGGTCGATATCGAGCACGTTACAGAATTGACGGTATTTTAAAAGAAGCAGAACCGATCCCTAATAGCTTACAGCTTGCAGTTGTATCTAGGATAAAGATATTGTCGGGTATGGATATTGCTGAGAAGCGAAGACCACAAGACGGAAAGATTGCAATGAAGGCGGGGGCGACAGATTTAGATATCCGCTGTTCAACACTTCCTCTAGGGGAAGGCGAAAGTATAGTAATGCGGTTTTTGATTAAAAGTGCTGTACGCTTCAATTTGTCAAATCTAGGATATTCTGAAGATTTGATTGAAAAGATCAATGCTGATATCAAGAAGACGTCAGGAGTGATACTTATGACCGGTCCTACCGGTTCTGGTAAAACAACCTCTCTATACTCATTCCTAAGTCAGATAAATAGTCCTGATGTTAAAATTGTCACATTAGAGGATCCAATCGAATATCAGCTTCCCGGTGTTAATCAAGTTCAAGTCAATGCAGAGATTGGCTATGACTTCTCGACGGGTCTACGTAGTATTGTTCGTCAAGATCCAGACGTTATCATGGTTGGTGAAATACGGGACAATGAAACAGCAAAAATTGCGCTACAATCAGCTCTGACTGGTCACTTAGTATTTAGTACTGTGCATACCAACGACGCTCCGTCAGCCTACACGCGGTTGCTAGATTTAGGGATCCAAGAATATCTTTTAAATGCAGGCCTTGTTTCTATTATGGCGCAGCGTTTAGCGAGAAAGCTTTGCGAGCATTGTAAAGAACCTCTGTCTGCGCAAGAGTCTGAGTTTTTAGTATCAAAATATGGCTTAGATAAGTTAGGCGAGAAATCCATTTCTTTATTTAAACCGTCGGCTTGCTCCCATTGCGAGCAAACAGGTTATCAAGGGCGAGTAGCCTTTTTGGAGTATTTACCCTGCGATAGTGACGTAAAGAGAATGGCAAAAGATGAAAAGCTTTTAGACAACTTATATGAACTGATGAAACAAAAACATCTAAGAACGTTAAAGGAAGACGGCTTTCTCAAAGCAATCCAAGGGATCACGACAATTGATGAAGTGTTAAGGGTGGCTGGGTGA
- a CDS encoding type II secretion system F family protein, producing MSKSFKYKVVNESGMVEQGEVHATSLASAQAKLEEDFKLVLSVKENSTLFERNRVSLKELEEATSQLATLLHNGLRIDKAIAVLAQASSSSAIGGVWRQVLSDLKHGGSLSDSLADKPNVFPKLFVEMTKIGESTGTLPLVFERLSQNLRFQYELKSKVMQAATYPIFILIVCILAIWGIFTFVVPSMSAMFEGVDQVPEYTQLLLNMSSWVIQYQGVIFVALIGIPIGVALALQKHQLRTKLLNFLSGFPIAKSLITFSDRIRFSTALQLTLESGVSLSSSLELASETVINPQLSDKLKKTKVEVSSGESISGAVAKLKLFDEISLSLITVGEESGNLEMSFSEISRRSRQSFEQWLMKFTALLEPLLILIMGGIVGSVVIVMLLSIVSMNDVSF from the coding sequence GTGAGTAAGTCCTTCAAATATAAAGTTGTTAATGAGTCAGGTATGGTGGAACAGGGTGAAGTCCATGCCACCAGTTTAGCTTCGGCGCAAGCTAAATTGGAAGAAGACTTTAAACTTGTGTTATCAGTAAAAGAAAATAGTACGCTTTTTGAACGTAACCGAGTCAGCTTGAAAGAACTTGAAGAAGCGACTAGTCAGCTTGCGACACTGTTACATAATGGCCTACGAATTGATAAAGCGATAGCCGTACTTGCTCAAGCAAGCAGTAGCTCAGCGATAGGGGGAGTTTGGCGTCAGGTATTATCTGATTTGAAGCATGGCGGTTCTCTTAGTGATTCGCTAGCAGATAAGCCTAATGTTTTTCCTAAGCTATTCGTTGAAATGACAAAGATTGGTGAAAGTACTGGAACACTACCCTTAGTATTTGAAAGATTGAGCCAGAATTTACGCTTTCAATATGAACTTAAAAGCAAGGTAATGCAGGCTGCTACCTATCCAATTTTTATTTTGATTGTTTGTATTTTAGCTATTTGGGGCATTTTTACTTTTGTAGTACCAAGTATGTCAGCAATGTTTGAAGGGGTGGATCAAGTTCCTGAGTACACTCAATTGCTGTTAAATATGTCGAGCTGGGTTATTCAATATCAAGGCGTTATATTTGTTGCACTCATTGGTATTCCAATCGGAGTTGCATTAGCCCTGCAAAAACATCAACTGAGAACTAAGCTACTAAACTTCTTAAGTGGTTTCCCGATAGCTAAAAGTCTAATTACGTTTTCAGATCGAATTAGATTTTCTACTGCCTTGCAGCTTACGTTGGAAAGTGGCGTTAGCCTTTCGTCCAGCCTTGAATTAGCAAGTGAGACAGTTATCAACCCTCAATTGAGCGATAAGTTGAAGAAAACAAAAGTCGAGGTTTCCAGTGGTGAAAGTATTTCTGGAGCGGTAGCTAAGCTGAAGCTTTTCGATGAAATTTCGCTTTCTCTGATCACTGTTGGTGAGGAGAGCGGCAATTTAGAAATGTCGTTTTCAGAAATATCACGGAGAAGTCGACAGTCTTTCGAGCAATGGTTAATGAAATTTACAGCGCTATTGGAGCCGCTTTTAATATTGATAATGGGTGGCATTGTTGGCTCAGTCGTTATCGTTATGTTATTAAGTATTGTGTCTATGAACGATGTCTCTTTCTAA
- a CDS encoding pilus assembly FimT family protein, translating to MELLIVLALVGLASSIVLPNLWGQLDKIRYLAEKRQVTALLEYARLYAFYNNQSLLISSQETSLTITLPKLETSEVSSGEDDKPSSLEDDIDSEVPSSQSVRIVKQVHFKHVKLNEKDFEISPLSYIAFSHSSLELIKGSNGES from the coding sequence GTGGAGCTTTTGATTGTGCTTGCGCTTGTAGGGCTTGCAAGCTCCATTGTGTTGCCAAATCTATGGGGACAGTTAGATAAAATAAGATACTTGGCAGAGAAACGGCAAGTAACGGCTTTGCTTGAGTATGCGAGACTATACGCCTTTTACAACAACCAGAGTCTGTTGATTTCAAGCCAAGAGACTTCGTTAACCATTACCTTGCCTAAGCTTGAAACATCAGAGGTGAGCTCGGGTGAAGATGACAAGCCATCTAGCCTCGAGGACGATATTGACTCTGAAGTACCAAGTAGTCAGAGTGTTCGAATTGTAAAACAGGTGCACTTCAAACATGTAAAACTCAATGAAAAGGACTTTGAAATATCTCCTCTTTCCTATATCGCATTTAGCCATAGCAGCTTGGAACTAATAAAAGGGTCAAATGGTGAAAGCTAA
- a CDS encoding prepilin-type N-terminal cleavage/methylation domain-containing protein: MVKANKGMTLIEVLIASILLFIAITSLTYVMRSYFLFESRLDRNLVRAKVVELALDEIQYQYQYLSKNKGELVVDGMVFNWGVEVLEKKKAQRVISDENGQSSEVGEIVLYEATVYDALDEYEVAKFKDVFWQF; the protein is encoded by the coding sequence ATGGTGAAAGCTAATAAAGGTATGACTCTAATTGAAGTTCTGATTGCGTCCATTTTACTATTCATCGCTATTACGAGCTTAACCTATGTTATGCGATCGTATTTCCTTTTTGAGAGTCGTCTGGATAGGAATCTTGTTCGCGCCAAAGTGGTTGAGCTAGCTTTGGACGAAATACAATACCAATATCAATATTTAAGCAAAAACAAAGGGGAGCTTGTTGTTGATGGTATGGTTTTCAACTGGGGAGTTGAAGTTTTAGAAAAGAAGAAAGCGCAGCGTGTGATTTCAGATGAGAATGGGCAGTCCTCCGAAGTGGGTGAAATCGTCCTGTATGAGGCCACGGTTTATGATGCTCTAGATGAATATGAGGTTGCGAAGTTTAAAGATGTATTTTGGCAATTTTAA
- a CDS encoding type II secretion system protein GspK: MHLKAKNDGAALLIVLMISACLAAIMMFFSTQGQLTNNYTEILKNRSNVELEVHSIQSELVFELITTPLSVLGPTSSSGEQFTDSTFFDNINGKPFKYRDYDIVVQDLFGVVSLMPFDEKRFRQLILRETTPENLQTIMDRLDDWQDKDDLVRLEGAEKGDYEQPFLPANKTIQSKQELRYILGDESLFEKVAGNLVMYGSPYLVRQFAPSNLYSVLGFSNNSDTSGSAESGNERVYPSGRFKIKILSRTNSNYAKQFVFYRGVGSIRPYFISNEKLVF, encoded by the coding sequence ATGCATTTGAAGGCTAAAAATGACGGTGCGGCACTGCTAATCGTTCTTATGATTTCAGCCTGCCTAGCAGCTATTATGATGTTTTTTTCTACTCAAGGGCAGTTAACCAATAATTATACTGAGATTTTGAAAAATAGAAGCAATGTTGAACTTGAGGTACACTCCATCCAGTCCGAGTTAGTATTTGAATTAATTACAACACCACTGAGTGTACTTGGGCCAACGAGTAGTTCGGGTGAGCAATTTACTGATAGTACATTTTTCGACAATATCAACGGTAAACCCTTTAAATATCGAGATTACGACATTGTAGTACAGGATCTGTTCGGTGTAGTTTCATTAATGCCATTTGATGAAAAGCGATTTCGGCAGCTTATTTTACGTGAAACAACGCCTGAAAATTTGCAAACTATTATGGACAGGCTTGACGATTGGCAGGATAAGGATGATTTAGTGAGGTTAGAGGGAGCTGAAAAGGGTGACTACGAGCAACCATTTCTGCCAGCAAACAAAACAATTCAAAGCAAGCAAGAATTACGTTATATCTTAGGTGATGAGTCGCTTTTTGAAAAAGTTGCAGGCAATCTTGTGATGTATGGTTCGCCGTACCTTGTTCGACAATTTGCACCAAGCAATTTATACTCCGTGCTTGGCTTTTCCAACAATAGCGACACCTCAGGCAGCGCAGAAAGTGGAAATGAGAGGGTATACCCTAGTGGTCGTTTTAAGATAAAAATTTTGTCTAGAACCAATTCAAATTATGCCAAGCAATTTGTTTTTTACAGAGGGGTTGGCTCGATACGCCCTTACTTTATTAGTAATGAGAAGTTAGTTTTTTAA
- a CDS encoding secretin N-terminal domain-containing protein, producing MVFSKINHNALFFSVLLVSGCAANNPKLNKELKVTPSIISSERAAIESENLEESGSKSERVYSETDISDWGGVSAVNQDSIDVPALEGPSVSFAADELPIKEFSNRAFQEILGINYVLSAELAASSKKLTLNFSEEIPRPEFYQAVIKTMQESGISAYYKDKIIYLTLAQGRDKKNTISVGIGKAVEDVPDVGGAITQIVPFVYSSSRNLTSILDKLSTATVTVYGAQKLLILEGEKSEIIRAVNLINMLDVPRAYGREIRLFEFAHIAPDDGVKKIRELLTEDGLAMGSSGDVSFVTIPRINSVVVYASSAEIVDRMSFWAQKIDVPIAGDERQYFVFKPLYAKAEDMKTALAPLLQNFQSDKNGESSSAQGGSTPDGKLSFSLNKQQNSLIFYATKDEYRLVESLLEKMDSLPGQVILDVTILEVTLTDSAATGVEWAYNSKGMKKPGSSFTLSSAEGAIAGTVISGNWKAEPQWKDKSEDIRVLSRPYFIVRDGESATINSGLQVPIITQTVEDIGNNNSVSNSVQYRSTGISVSISPTINSQGVISLSVSMSNSNAESNELGGSNSPVITNRSISTEILSSDGQTVALGGLIQESKNDQDNSVPLLSELPLLGNLFKSKSDSVTKTELIMLITTKIVKESTEVDDFTNALSELYSTPITIN from the coding sequence GTGGTATTTTCAAAAATAAATCATAACGCCTTATTTTTTAGCGTGTTGTTGGTTTCCGGCTGTGCAGCCAACAACCCAAAGTTAAACAAGGAATTAAAAGTTACCCCTTCAATTATTAGCAGTGAGCGCGCTGCAATTGAAAGTGAAAATCTTGAAGAAAGCGGGAGTAAATCCGAACGCGTTTACAGTGAAACTGACATTAGTGACTGGGGCGGTGTATCGGCAGTAAATCAAGATTCTATTGATGTGCCTGCGTTAGAAGGGCCAAGTGTATCATTTGCCGCGGATGAACTGCCAATAAAAGAGTTTTCTAATCGTGCATTTCAAGAAATTTTGGGTATCAATTATGTACTATCTGCTGAATTAGCTGCATCTAGTAAAAAGCTGACATTAAATTTCTCTGAAGAAATTCCGCGTCCTGAGTTTTACCAGGCTGTTATTAAAACAATGCAAGAAAGTGGAATTAGCGCGTACTACAAAGACAAAATTATCTACCTTACTTTAGCGCAGGGTAGGGACAAGAAAAACACAATTTCTGTTGGTATAGGTAAAGCTGTAGAAGATGTTCCTGATGTTGGAGGAGCTATCACTCAAATAGTTCCATTTGTATATAGCAGCAGTAGAAATTTAACTAGCATTTTAGATAAGTTATCGACAGCGACGGTAACCGTTTATGGAGCTCAAAAGTTACTTATATTAGAGGGCGAGAAGAGTGAAATAATTAGAGCGGTTAACCTGATTAATATGCTTGATGTCCCAAGAGCATACGGAAGAGAAATCAGATTATTTGAGTTTGCCCACATTGCACCTGACGATGGTGTTAAGAAAATTAGAGAGCTGTTAACTGAAGATGGATTAGCTATGGGCTCTAGCGGCGATGTTTCCTTTGTTACCATTCCACGTATCAACTCTGTTGTTGTTTATGCCAGCAGTGCGGAAATTGTGGATAGAATGAGCTTCTGGGCACAAAAAATAGATGTGCCAATAGCTGGAGATGAGCGCCAATATTTTGTGTTTAAGCCGCTATATGCAAAAGCAGAAGATATGAAAACGGCATTAGCCCCATTATTGCAGAATTTCCAATCAGATAAAAACGGTGAGAGCAGCTCAGCTCAAGGCGGATCAACCCCTGATGGAAAGCTAAGCTTCTCTTTGAATAAGCAACAAAACTCATTGATATTCTATGCGACAAAAGACGAGTACCGCTTGGTCGAATCTCTACTTGAAAAGATGGATTCTTTACCGGGCCAGGTAATCCTTGATGTCACTATTTTAGAAGTCACATTGACAGACTCAGCAGCCACTGGAGTTGAATGGGCGTATAACAGCAAGGGGATGAAGAAACCTGGAAGTAGTTTTACCCTGAGTAGTGCTGAAGGTGCTATTGCTGGTACGGTAATATCAGGCAACTGGAAAGCTGAACCTCAATGGAAAGATAAGAGCGAAGATATTCGAGTATTATCGAGACCATATTTTATTGTCAGAGATGGCGAATCTGCAACAATCAACTCTGGGCTGCAGGTACCAATTATTACCCAAACGGTAGAAGATATAGGTAATAATAACTCGGTATCAAATTCCGTACAGTATCGTTCTACAGGGATTAGTGTAAGTATATCGCCAACGATTAACTCACAAGGAGTTATCTCGTTATCCGTTTCTATGTCAAATAGTAATGCAGAATCGAATGAGTTAGGTGGTTCAAATTCACCGGTGATTACAAACCGTTCAATTAGCACCGAAATATTATCGAGTGATGGGCAGACGGTTGCATTAGGGGGGCTTATCCAAGAGTCTAAAAATGATCAGGACAATAGCGTCCCCTTACTTTCAGAATTGCCATTACTAGGTAATCTATTTAAAAGTAAGTCTGACTCTGTAACCAAAACAGAGTTAATCATGTTGATAACAACCAAGATTGTAAAAGAGTCTACCGAAGTGGATGACTTCACAAATGCACTGTCAGAGCTTTACAGTACACCTATAACGATTAATTAG